One window of Zalophus californianus isolate mZalCal1 chromosome 3, mZalCal1.pri.v2, whole genome shotgun sequence genomic DNA carries:
- the PCID2 gene encoding PCI domain-containing protein 2 isoform X2 codes for MAHITINQYLQQVYEAIDSRDGASCAELVSFKHPHVANPRLQMASPEEKCQQVLEPPYDEMFAAHLSTSFLRAFQAHKEENWALPVMYAVALDLRIFANNADQQLVKKGKSKVGDMLEKAAELLMSCFRVCASDTRAGIEDSKKWGMLFLVNQLFKIYFKINKLHLCKPLIRAIDSSNLKDDYSTAQRVTFRYYVGRKAMFDSDFKQAEEYLSFAFEHCHRSSQKNKRMILIYLLPVKMLLGHMPTIELLRKYHLMQFAEVTKAVSEGNLLLLNEALTKHETFFIRCGIFLILEKLKIITYRNLFKKVYLLLRTHQLSLDAFLVALKFMQVEDVDIDEVQCILANLIYMGHIKGYISHQHQKLVVSKQNPFPPLSTVC; via the exons ATGGCGCACATCACCATCAACCAGTACCTGCAGCAG GTCTATGAAGCCATCGACAGCAGAGATGGGGCATCCTGTGCAGAGCTGGTGTCTTTCAAGCATCCTCACGTCGCCAACCCACGGCTCCAG ATGGCCTCCCCGGAAGAGAAGTGTCAGCAGGTTTTGGAACCCCCTTACGACGAAATGTTTGCTGCTCATTTAAG TACATCATTCCTGCGTGCATTTCAAGCccacaaagaagaaaactg GGCTCTGCCTGTTATGTATGCTGTAGCACTTGACCTTCGGATATTTGCCAATAAC GCAGACCAGCAGTTggtaaagaaagggaagagcAAAGTCGGGGACATGCTGGAAAAAGCAGCTGAGCTGCTGATGAGCTGCTTCCGCGTCTGCGCCAGTGACAC TCGGGCCGGCATCGAGGACTCTAAGAAGTGGGGGATGCTGTTCCTGGTGAACCAGCTATTCAAGATTTACTTTAAG ATCAACAAGCTGCACCTGTGCAAGCCCCTCATCAGAGCCATCGACAGCTCGAACCTGAAAGATGACTACAGCACCGCCCAGAGGGTGACATTCAGGTACTACGTCGGGCGCAAGGCCATGTTCGACAGCGACTTCAAGCAAG CGGAGGAGTACCTGTCCTTTGCCTTCGAGCACTGCCACCGCTCAAGTCAGAAGAACAAAAGGATGATTCTCATATATTTGCTTCCGGTAAAAATGCTGCTG GGTCACATGCCGACCATCGAGCTGTTGAGGAAGTATCATCTCATGCAGTTTGCCGAAGTGACCAAAGCCGTCAG TGAGGGCAACCTTCTGCTCTTGAACGAGGCCTTGACGAAGCACGAGACCTTCTTTATTCGCTGTGGCATTTTCCTTATCCTTGAAAAACTGAAGATCATCACCTACAGGAATCTTTTCAAGAAAGT GTATCTGCTGCTCAGAACACACCAGTTGTCTCTAGATGCCTTCCTGGTCGCCTTGAAGTTCATGCAGGTGGAAGACGTGGACATCGATGAGGTCCAGTGCATCCTGGCCAACCTGATCTACATG GGTCACATCAAAGGCTACATATCACATCAGCATCAGAAGTTAGTTGTTAGCAAGCAGAACCCATTCCCCCCACTGTCAACAGTGTGTTGA
- the PCID2 gene encoding PCI domain-containing protein 2 isoform X1, which yields MAHITINQYLQQVYEAIDSRDGASCAELVSFKHPHVANPRLQMASPEEKCQQVLEPPYDEMFAAHLRCTYAVGNHDFIEAYKCQTVIVQSFLRAFQAHKEENWALPVMYAVALDLRIFANNADQQLVKKGKSKVGDMLEKAAELLMSCFRVCASDTRAGIEDSKKWGMLFLVNQLFKIYFKINKLHLCKPLIRAIDSSNLKDDYSTAQRVTFRYYVGRKAMFDSDFKQAEEYLSFAFEHCHRSSQKNKRMILIYLLPVKMLLGHMPTIELLRKYHLMQFAEVTKAVSEGNLLLLNEALTKHETFFIRCGIFLILEKLKIITYRNLFKKVYLLLRTHQLSLDAFLVALKFMQVEDVDIDEVQCILANLIYMGHIKGYISHQHQKLVVSKQNPFPPLSTVC from the exons ATGGCGCACATCACCATCAACCAGTACCTGCAGCAG GTCTATGAAGCCATCGACAGCAGAGATGGGGCATCCTGTGCAGAGCTGGTGTCTTTCAAGCATCCTCACGTCGCCAACCCACGGCTCCAG ATGGCCTCCCCGGAAGAGAAGTGTCAGCAGGTTTTGGAACCCCCTTACGACGAAATGTTTGCTGCTCATTTAAG ATGCACTTACGCGGTGGGGAACCACGACTTCATCGAGGCGTACAAATGCCAGACTGTCATCGTCCA ATCATTCCTGCGTGCATTTCAAGCccacaaagaagaaaactg GGCTCTGCCTGTTATGTATGCTGTAGCACTTGACCTTCGGATATTTGCCAATAAC GCAGACCAGCAGTTggtaaagaaagggaagagcAAAGTCGGGGACATGCTGGAAAAAGCAGCTGAGCTGCTGATGAGCTGCTTCCGCGTCTGCGCCAGTGACAC TCGGGCCGGCATCGAGGACTCTAAGAAGTGGGGGATGCTGTTCCTGGTGAACCAGCTATTCAAGATTTACTTTAAG ATCAACAAGCTGCACCTGTGCAAGCCCCTCATCAGAGCCATCGACAGCTCGAACCTGAAAGATGACTACAGCACCGCCCAGAGGGTGACATTCAGGTACTACGTCGGGCGCAAGGCCATGTTCGACAGCGACTTCAAGCAAG CGGAGGAGTACCTGTCCTTTGCCTTCGAGCACTGCCACCGCTCAAGTCAGAAGAACAAAAGGATGATTCTCATATATTTGCTTCCGGTAAAAATGCTGCTG GGTCACATGCCGACCATCGAGCTGTTGAGGAAGTATCATCTCATGCAGTTTGCCGAAGTGACCAAAGCCGTCAG TGAGGGCAACCTTCTGCTCTTGAACGAGGCCTTGACGAAGCACGAGACCTTCTTTATTCGCTGTGGCATTTTCCTTATCCTTGAAAAACTGAAGATCATCACCTACAGGAATCTTTTCAAGAAAGT GTATCTGCTGCTCAGAACACACCAGTTGTCTCTAGATGCCTTCCTGGTCGCCTTGAAGTTCATGCAGGTGGAAGACGTGGACATCGATGAGGTCCAGTGCATCCTGGCCAACCTGATCTACATG GGTCACATCAAAGGCTACATATCACATCAGCATCAGAAGTTAGTTGTTAGCAAGCAGAACCCATTCCCCCCACTGTCAACAGTGTGTTGA